In the Solanum pennellii chromosome 5, SPENNV200 genome, one interval contains:
- the LOC107020747 gene encoding cytochrome P450 77A2, with the protein MDSFSTSSLSPYYHLIFTILAFVISTLIYLLTKKNKSKKLRLPPGPPGWPVVGNLLQVARSGKPFFQIMRELRQKYGPIFTLRMGTRTMIIISNADLVHEALIQKGQIFASRPRENPTRTVFSCDKFTVNAAVYGPVWRSLRKNMVQNGLSSIKLKEFRAVRKSAMDKMIDKIRAEADANEGLVWVLKNSRFAVFCILLAMCFGVEMDEKTIETIDQMMKSVLIALDPRLDDYLPILSPFFSKQRKRAMDVRKQQIETIVPFIEKRKKILESPEIDETAASFSYLDTLFDLKIEGRNSVPTNTELVTLCSEFLNGGTDTTATAIEWAIGRMIENPSIQSRLYEEIKNTVGENKVDEKDIEKMPYLNAVIKELLRKHPPTYMSLTHAVTEPAKLGGYDIPTDVNVEIFLPGISDDPNLWSEPEKFDPDRFFTGKEDADMTGISGVKMIPFGMGRRICPGLNMATVHVSLMLARLIQEFEWSDPENTRVDFTEKLEFTVVMKNTLRAKIKPRM; encoded by the exons atggaTTCTTTCTCTACTTCTTCACTTTCCCCTTATTATCATCTCATTTTCACTATTTTAGCATTTGTTATTTCTACCTTAATTTACttgttaacaaaaaaaaacaaatcaaaaaaacTAAGGTTACCACCCGGTCCACCGGGATGGCCGGTAGTCGGTAACCTTTTACAAGTCGCACGATCTGGAAAACCGTTTTTTCAGATCATGCGAGAACTTCGTCAGAAGTACGGTCCTATTTTTACCCTAAGAATGGGTACTAGGACCATGATCATTATAAGCAACGCGGATTTAGTCCACGAAGCATTGATCCAGAAAGGTCAGATTTTCGCGAGTAGACCTCGCGAAAACCCGACCCGAACCGTGTTTAGCTGTGACAAGTTTACGGTCAATGCGGCCGTATACGGGCCGGTTTGGAGGTCATTAAGGAAAAACATGGTACAAAACGGGCTTAGCTCAATAAAGCTAAAAGAGTTTCGGGCCGTACGAAAAAGTGCTATGGATAAAATGATAGATAAAATTCGGGCCGAGGCGGATGCAAATGAGGGCTTAGTCTGGGTGTTGAAAAACTCTCGATTTGCCGTCTTTTGCATCCTACTCGCGATGTGTTTTGGGGTCGAGATGGATGAAAAAACGATTGAAACGATCGATCAAATGATGAAAAGTGTTTTGATTGCTCTTGATCCAAGATTAGATGATTATTTACCAATTTTAAGCCCGTTTTTCTCTAAACAAAGAAAACGGGCCATGGATGTTAGAAAACAACAAATTGAAACAATTGTGCCATTTATTGAAAAACGTAAGAAGATTCTAGAAAGTCCAGAAATTGATGAAACTGCAGCTTCATTTTCATACCTTGACACACTTTTTGATCTCAAAATTGAAG gTAGAAATTCGGTACCGACAAATACAGAACTAGTCACATTATGTTCAGAATTTCTTAACGGAGGGACAGacacaacagcaacagcaataGAATGGGCCATAGGGAGAATGATTGAAAATCCAAGTATACAATCGCGATTATacgaagaaataaaaaataccgTTGGAGAAAATAAAGTCGATGAAAAAGACATAGAGAAAATGCCATATTTAAACGCGGtaataaaagaattattacGTAAGCATCCACCTACGTACATGTCATTGACCCATGCAGTAACGGAGCCCGCTAAATTGGGCGGGTATGATATACCCACGGATGTTAATGTTGAGATTTTCTTACCCGGGATTTCGGATGACCCGAATTTATGGTCCGAACCCGAGAAGTTTGACCCGGATAGGTTTTTTACGGGTAAAGAGGACGCGGATATGACGGGTATATCGGGTGTGAAAATGATACCATTTGGTATGGGTCGGAGGATTTGCCCCGGTTTGAATATGGCAACGGTTCATGTGAGTTTAATGTTGGCCCGATTAATTCAAGAATTCGAATGGTCCGACCCGGAAAATACCCGAGTGGATTTTACTGAAAAATTGGAATTTACTGTGGTGATGAAAAATACTCTAAGAGCTAAAATTAAACCAAGAatgtaa